The Fibrobacter sp. UWB15 genome includes the window AGGCGGTTCAGCGCCTCAAAAACTTCCGGCGAAAAACGGAGAGTTTCCTTGTCGATGCTGTTGTTCACGAGGTCCTTGATAAGCGTGTCGACAATTTCGCCGTTCTTGTTGCCAAGCACTTCCGTGATTTCGCGGGGCAAGCTTTCGCGTTCCACCAGTTTCAAGATGACGGCATCTTCGATGTCGCGGCCAATGTAGGCGATTACATCCGAGATGCGCATGACGCAGCCTTCGAGTGTCATCGGGACCATATCTTTCGACTTGAAATTCCCGTTGAGGCTTTCGCGGTATTCCGTCAGCAACTTTTCCGGAGTCTTGCTACGGTCGCAGCCGTATTCATTCTTCAAGATTTCGCCGTTGTGGCAGATAATTCCGTCAAGCACTTGTGCGGTAAGGTTCAGGCCTTTTCCGTAGGCTTCAAGATCGTGGAACAAGCGGAAACTTTGAACGTTGTGCTCGAAAATTCCTTCACCCTGTTCCTGCAAAAATGCCGAAATGATTCGCTCGCCGTCATGACCGAAAGGCGTGTGGCCGACATCGTGCCCCAGCGAAATCGCTTCGATCAAGTCTTCGTTCAAGTTCAAGAAACGCCCGATAGTTCTTGCAATCTTCGCCACCAGTTGCACGTGCAGCACGCGGTGCGTAATGTGATCGTTTTCGACCAGGTAAAAGACCTGCGTCTTGTCGATGTAGCGGCTGTAGCAATAAGAATGAACAATCTTGTCGGAATCGTGGAAAAAGTTCGGGCGGAGATCTTCTGAAGCCTCGTGAAAACG containing:
- a CDS encoding deoxyguanosinetriphosphate triphosphohydrolase family protein, with protein sequence MQWNAETRERIEARLNSKENSLAPYACKSAQAIRFHEASEDLRPNFFHDSDKIVHSYCYSRYIDKTQVFYLVENDHITHRVLHVQLVAKIARTIGRFLNLNEDLIEAISLGHDVGHTPFGHDGERIISAFLQEQGEGIFEHNVQSFRLFHDLEAYGKGLNLTAQVLDGIICHNGEILKNEYGCDRSKTPEKLLTEYRESLNGNFKSKDMVPMTLEGCVMRISDVIAYIGRDIEDAVILKLVERESLPREITEVLGNKNGEIVDTLIKDLVNNSIDKETLRFSPEVFEALNRLKDWNYKNIYLNPKKSTQDTKIKAMFQTVLEECLEELGSDKKVTGINHWFNSMSAEYKEATPKLRAVADYVAGMTDDYLMNTYKEIVLPKSFGISFA